A single Parabacteroides timonensis DNA region contains:
- a CDS encoding sodium ion-translocating decarboxylase subunit beta encodes MQESFMSFLGDNLQLFLTYTGVYNATPGHIVMILVGLLFIFLAIKYEFEPMLLIPIGFGILIGNIPFKDAGLQVGIYEQGSVLNILYQGVTSGWYPPLIFLGIGAMTDFSALISNPKLMLIGAAAQFGIFGAYIIALQMGFEPNQAGAIGIIGGADGPTAIFLSSKLAPNLMGAIAVSAYSYMALVPIIQPPFMRLLTTKKERLIRMKPPRAVSSTEKIIFPIIGLLLTCFLVPSGLPLLGMLFFGNLLKESGVTRRLAETARGPLIDTITILLGITVGASTQATQFLTLNSVKIFGLGALSFVIATCAGVLFVKFFNLFLKQGNKINPLIGNAGVSAVPDSARISQIVGLEYDPTNYLLMHAMGPNVAGVIGSAVAAGILLGFLG; translated from the coding sequence ATGCAAGAGAGTTTTATGTCATTCCTGGGTGACAACCTACAGTTGTTCCTCACCTACACAGGGGTATATAATGCAACTCCGGGCCATATCGTCATGATTTTGGTAGGTTTGCTCTTTATATTCCTTGCGATAAAATACGAGTTTGAACCTATGCTTCTGATTCCTATCGGATTCGGTATCCTGATCGGTAATATTCCTTTCAAAGATGCAGGATTACAGGTAGGTATTTATGAACAAGGGTCTGTACTGAACATCCTCTATCAAGGGGTAACCTCCGGATGGTATCCACCATTGATCTTCCTCGGTATCGGGGCCATGACCGACTTCTCCGCTTTGATATCCAATCCAAAGTTGATGTTGATCGGTGCTGCTGCCCAGTTCGGAATCTTTGGTGCTTACATTATTGCTCTTCAGATGGGATTCGAACCGAACCAGGCTGGTGCTATCGGTATTATCGGTGGTGCTGACGGTCCTACGGCTATCTTCCTGTCTTCAAAACTGGCTCCAAACCTCATGGGTGCTATTGCGGTGTCAGCCTATTCGTATATGGCATTGGTACCTATTATCCAGCCGCCATTCATGCGTCTGCTTACCACAAAGAAAGAACGTCTGATCCGTATGAAACCGCCGAGAGCCGTTTCTTCTACGGAAAAGATCATCTTCCCGATTATCGGTCTGTTGCTGACTTGCTTCCTGGTTCCTTCCGGTTTGCCTCTGTTGGGTATGCTATTCTTCGGTAACCTGTTGAAAGAAAGTGGTGTGACACGTCGTCTGGCAGAAACTGCCCGCGGTCCGCTGATCGATACAATCACAATCCTGTTAGGTATCACGGTAGGTGCTTCTACACAAGCAACTCAGTTCCTGACCTTGAACTCTGTTAAGATCTTCGGCCTTGGTGCATTGTCATTCGTAATCGCAACATGTGCCGGTGTATTGTTCGTTAAGTTCTTCAACCTGTTCCTGAAACAAGGTAACAAGATCAATCCGCTTATCGGTAACGCCGGTGTATCCGCCGTTCCTGACTCTGCACGTATCTCTCAGATCGTAGGTTTGGAATATGACCCGACCAACTATCTGTTGATGCACGCTATGGGTCCGAACGTAGCAGGTGTGATCGGTTCTGCTGTAGCTGCCGGTATCCTGTTAGGATTCTTAGGATAA
- a CDS encoding BT4734/BF3469 family protein, with translation MKVTQYRYKKEQLMVQIRNLEAVVDMLRSDSLAEQIAAVRNRICFTLPGYLNEWTGKMPVIVWGATYRKEEGQVRIKTYTGCIVLEVNGLSDMAEAARVREEASAMPQTLLAFIGLSGKSVKIIVPFTLPDGKLPRSEEKAKLFHAAAYQLAVRYYQPQLSSMVTLKEPVLSRGTRVSYDAGLYYNPDAMAIRIEQPLQMPSEGELRIVQDAPVDPVDRLLPGLERNSQVATLFSVALVEVVRKFAAIGGNDLQALFTEMAQNCCRLGIPEEEAVGWMLRYDLLKPQKVLIRSVFRSVYLLKKVGEGKLPLPECFSLVMQLEEFMSRRYYFRLNEMNGEVEYLDRSVIQFVYHPYTQKVRNTICLEAQKEGLNVWDKDIDRYVHSDQIPSYHPIESFLANLPAWDGKPHIRVLADRVPNSNPLWQDCFYRWFLSMVAHWMQMDKDHGNSTTPLLVGDQGCGKSTFCLNLLPPALRPFYTDSIDFGNKKEAELALHRYALINIDEFDSVKASHQSFLKHVLQKAVVNARLPYQSSTRSLRRYATFIATSNNFDLLTDPTGSRRFVCVEIEGLIDYIQPIDYGQLYAEAKEMLRRGERFWFTHEEEAAIVENNQRFQQVPAEEQLFLRYFTIPEDTEGLKPLLATEILDIIAEKHPGFIITKTMILNFGKLLKRNNVPNKRTNRGTCYYVKEING, from the coding sequence ATGAAAGTTACACAATACCGTTATAAGAAAGAGCAACTAATGGTGCAGATCCGTAACCTGGAAGCGGTTGTAGATATGTTGCGTTCCGACAGTCTGGCGGAACAGATTGCTGCAGTACGTAACAGGATCTGTTTTACATTGCCTGGATATCTTAATGAATGGACTGGAAAAATGCCGGTTATTGTTTGGGGCGCCACTTATCGAAAAGAAGAGGGGCAGGTTCGGATAAAGACCTATACGGGATGTATTGTTTTGGAAGTGAACGGTTTGTCGGATATGGCAGAGGCTGCTCGTGTGCGCGAAGAAGCTTCCGCTATGCCGCAGACGTTGTTGGCTTTTATCGGGTTGAGCGGCAAGTCGGTGAAGATAATCGTGCCGTTTACCTTGCCGGACGGAAAGTTACCCCGCTCGGAAGAGAAGGCGAAATTATTTCATGCGGCAGCTTACCAGTTGGCTGTCAGGTATTACCAGCCTCAGTTGAGCAGTATGGTCACGTTGAAGGAGCCGGTGCTTTCGCGGGGTACCCGGGTCAGTTATGATGCCGGGTTGTATTATAATCCGGATGCGATGGCAATCCGGATAGAGCAACCTTTGCAGATGCCTTCCGAGGGTGAACTGCGTATCGTGCAGGATGCTCCGGTCGATCCGGTCGACCGCTTGTTGCCGGGGTTGGAGCGTAACTCGCAGGTTGCTACGCTTTTCAGTGTGGCGTTGGTTGAGGTTGTCCGTAAATTTGCCGCTATCGGCGGTAACGATCTTCAGGCATTATTTACGGAGATGGCGCAAAACTGTTGCCGTCTGGGAATACCGGAGGAAGAAGCGGTAGGATGGATGCTTCGGTATGATTTGCTGAAACCTCAGAAGGTGCTGATACGCAGTGTATTCCGTTCGGTTTATTTGCTGAAGAAGGTCGGGGAAGGCAAATTGCCTTTGCCGGAATGTTTTTCGCTGGTGATGCAGTTGGAAGAGTTTATGTCGAGGCGTTATTATTTCCGTTTGAACGAGATGAACGGGGAGGTGGAATATCTGGATCGATCGGTTATCCAGTTTGTTTATCATCCTTATACACAGAAGGTTCGTAATACTATCTGCCTGGAGGCGCAGAAAGAGGGGCTGAATGTGTGGGATAAGGATATCGACCGGTATGTGCATTCCGACCAAATCCCGTCGTATCATCCGATCGAGTCGTTCCTGGCTAACCTTCCGGCCTGGGATGGCAAACCGCATATCCGGGTGTTGGCAGATCGGGTACCTAACAGTAATCCGCTGTGGCAGGATTGTTTTTACCGTTGGTTCCTGAGTATGGTTGCCCATTGGATGCAGATGGATAAGGATCACGGGAACAGTACGACGCCTTTGTTGGTGGGTGACCAGGGATGCGGAAAGTCAACTTTTTGCCTGAACTTATTACCGCCGGCACTCCGTCCTTTTTATACGGACAGTATCGATTTCGGCAATAAGAAGGAGGCGGAACTGGCTTTGCACCGCTATGCGTTGATCAATATCGACGAGTTCGATTCGGTGAAGGCTTCACACCAGAGTTTTCTGAAGCATGTGTTGCAGAAGGCGGTGGTCAATGCCCGCTTGCCTTATCAGAGTTCGACGCGCAGCCTTCGTCGTTATGCGACTTTTATCGCTACCAGTAATAATTTTGATTTACTGACCGATCCGACCGGAAGTCGCCGTTTTGTCTGTGTAGAGATCGAAGGCCTGATCGATTATATTCAGCCGATCGATTACGGACAGCTTTACGCCGAAGCGAAAGAAATGTTGCGCCGTGGCGAGCGTTTCTGGTTCACGCACGAGGAGGAAGCGGCAATCGTGGAGAACAACCAGCGTTTCCAGCAAGTCCCGGCCGAAGAGCAATTGTTCCTTCGTTATTTCACGATCCCGGAAGATACGGAGGGTTTGAAACCGCTGCTCGCTACCGAAATACTGGATATTATAGCCGAAAAACACCCCGGTTTTATCATCACAAAAACGATGATACTCAACTTCGGCAAACTTTTGAAGCGAAATAACGTACCGAATAAGCGGACGAATAGAGGGACTTGTTATTATGTAAAAGAAATAAATGGTTGA
- a CDS encoding HU family DNA-binding protein, whose amino-acid sequence MAHFYVVRAKTDKTGPVEKKLFYGVPVSTGRVTTEKLAEVIADRCSLTRGDVLVTVCELSDVIKECLKDGYSVELKDMGDLYLSAASEGYEDKKDCTPHRVKAKRVCFRMSPRLRKEMKFFKFERYPFE is encoded by the coding sequence ATGGCACATTTCTATGTAGTCCGAGCAAAAACGGATAAGACAGGTCCGGTAGAAAAGAAGCTGTTTTATGGTGTTCCGGTTAGTACGGGACGAGTTACAACCGAAAAGTTGGCTGAAGTGATAGCCGACCGTTGTTCATTGACGCGCGGAGATGTGCTGGTAACCGTCTGCGAGCTGAGCGATGTGATTAAGGAATGCCTTAAAGACGGATATTCCGTAGAACTCAAGGATATGGGTGACTTATATCTTTCGGCTGCCAGTGAAGGATATGAGGACAAAAAGGATTGCACTCCCCATCGGGTGAAAGCGAAACGCGTTTGTTTCAGGATGAGTCCGCGCCTGCGTAAAGAAATGAAGTTTTTTAAATTTGAAAGATACCCGTTCGAATGA
- a CDS encoding SPFH domain-containing protein: MGLFSRPTVPSPSGGHSFVDVIQNEGNNTGRGLIAWRHPSSDFNTHSKILVRKGEEAIFENGASEWAVFPSGTECELKTQNIAVIRSFREALSGGKSYFPCRVYFVSVEEFEIPWGTIDPIGYTCPLLGAGAQLRGGGIYVIRVIDTETFVKKVLRDNSSYTTDHLKEKLFERVYQEIADIISSVLEKNGINSMECSKKKKEIAQLSLPDIQKLLEAYGIMLVDFTISLELDEEQRQMYEQAVRLQRMSAQGEAQARIIGAHSKVEELHTMGNAYATIKGMDMLQTIAENPGAGGIASAGAGLGMGMAAGGTFANITQSVFPGNQVQQPAQAPAQPDPMESLQKMKQMLDAGLIPQAVYDQKVEEILSRL, translated from the coding sequence ATGGGACTTTTTAGCAGACCAACAGTACCATCGCCTTCCGGCGGGCATTCGTTCGTTGATGTAATTCAAAATGAGGGCAACAATACGGGACGCGGACTTATCGCCTGGCGACATCCCAGTAGCGACTTCAACACCCATTCAAAAATACTTGTCCGCAAAGGAGAAGAGGCCATTTTTGAAAACGGTGCCAGCGAATGGGCGGTCTTTCCCAGTGGGACGGAATGCGAATTGAAGACACAGAACATTGCAGTGATACGGTCTTTCCGTGAAGCATTGTCGGGCGGAAAGAGCTATTTCCCTTGCCGGGTTTATTTCGTTTCCGTCGAAGAATTTGAAATTCCCTGGGGTACCATAGATCCCATCGGATACACATGCCCTTTGTTGGGTGCCGGTGCCCAGTTGAGAGGTGGCGGTATTTATGTCATACGCGTTATCGACACGGAAACTTTTGTTAAGAAGGTGTTACGAGACAACAGCAGCTACACGACAGATCATTTGAAAGAGAAGCTGTTCGAACGTGTTTACCAGGAAATTGCAGACATCATTTCTTCGGTATTGGAGAAGAACGGCATCAATTCGATGGAGTGCTCGAAAAAGAAAAAGGAGATAGCACAACTCAGCCTGCCGGACATTCAGAAGTTATTGGAAGCTTACGGTATCATGCTGGTCGATTTCACTATCAGTCTCGAACTGGATGAAGAACAGCGCCAGATGTACGAGCAAGCTGTCCGCCTGCAACGCATGAGTGCACAAGGCGAAGCACAAGCCCGTATCATCGGCGCACATAGCAAAGTGGAAGAACTCCACACGATGGGGAATGCCTACGCCACCATCAAGGGGATGGATATGCTTCAGACGATTGCAGAAAATCCGGGAGCCGGCGGTATAGCCAGCGCAGGTGCCGGCCTAGGAATGGGCATGGCGGCCGGTGGAACGTTTGCCAATATCACCCAATCCGTATTTCCCGGCAACCAGGTTCAGCAACCCGCACAGGCACCGGCACAGCCCGATCCGATGGAGTCGTTGCAAAAAATGAAGCAAATGCTGGATGCCGGATTGATACCTCAAGCTGTCTACGACCAGAAAGTAGAAGAGATATTAAGCAGATTGTAA
- the tsaB gene encoding tRNA (adenosine(37)-N6)-threonylcarbamoyltransferase complex dimerization subunit type 1 TsaB: MSCILNIDTSTLVCSLALSADGEVLFEKTSFDGPSHAALLGVFVEEALAVLKAKALTLDAVAVSSGPGSYTGLRIGVSVAKGLCFGFGIPLIGIHTLDILAATAIRQQPLADGGLYCAMLDARRMEVYATLYDAGLNTIRATSADVVDEQTYAAYLEKGTVCFFGNGAAKCREVIASSNAIFIDGIHPLAVNMIPLAEKAFAAGQFEDVAYFEPFYLKEFQATIAKNKVLG; the protein is encoded by the coding sequence ATGTCTTGTATTTTAAATATTGATACTTCAACATTGGTCTGTTCCCTGGCCCTATCGGCAGACGGAGAGGTGCTTTTTGAAAAGACCTCTTTCGACGGACCTTCGCATGCCGCCTTACTGGGCGTATTTGTAGAAGAAGCCCTTGCTGTATTGAAAGCAAAAGCATTGACGCTGGATGCTGTGGCCGTCAGCAGTGGCCCCGGTTCTTATACCGGCCTGCGTATCGGCGTTTCCGTAGCGAAAGGGTTATGTTTCGGTTTTGGCATTCCGCTGATCGGTATCCATACGCTCGATATTCTGGCCGCTACCGCTATCCGTCAACAACCGCTGGCTGACGGCGGGCTGTATTGCGCCATGCTCGATGCACGCCGTATGGAAGTGTATGCCACCCTCTATGATGCCGGCCTGAATACTATACGTGCAACATCGGCCGATGTCGTGGATGAGCAGACTTATGCCGCTTACCTGGAAAAAGGAACTGTCTGTTTCTTTGGCAACGGTGCCGCAAAGTGCCGCGAAGTGATCGCTTCGTCGAATGCCATTTTTATCGATGGTATTCATCCCCTGGCTGTCAATATGATTCCCCTGGCGGAAAAGGCTTTTGCTGCCGGGCAGTTTGAAGATGTCGCCTATTTCGAACCGTTCTACCTGAAAGAATTCCAGGCTACGATCGCGAAGAATAAGGTGTTGGGATAA
- a CDS encoding YicC/YloC family endoribonuclease: MIQSMTGFGKVTAELPSKKVTVEIKALNSKQLDLSTRIPSIYKDKEMQIRSQLLQSLERGKVDFSIYIEYIGKDTPTQINLTAFESYYSQIKDIADKLNIALPTDWFQTLLKMPDVIKSEIVEVDESEWEVVFTAVKEAIKHLCDFRIQEGAMLQKLFEEKIGNIARLLTEVEEYEGERIEKIKTRIMDNLEKIANQDYDKNRFEQEMIYYIEKLDVNEEKNRLDNHLKYFISTMKDGHGQGKKLGFIAQEMGREINTLGSKSNHAEMQKIVVQMKDELEQIKEQVLNVL; encoded by the coding sequence ATGATACAATCAATGACTGGATTCGGTAAGGTTACAGCCGAACTTCCTTCAAAAAAGGTAACCGTAGAAATAAAAGCGCTCAACAGCAAGCAACTGGATTTATCAACCCGCATTCCGTCTATCTACAAAGATAAAGAAATGCAAATCCGTAGCCAGCTGCTTCAGTCGCTCGAACGGGGTAAGGTCGATTTCAGCATTTACATTGAATATATAGGAAAAGATACTCCTACTCAGATTAACCTCACAGCTTTTGAGAGCTATTACAGCCAGATCAAAGACATCGCTGACAAACTGAATATCGCACTTCCTACAGACTGGTTCCAGACATTATTGAAAATGCCGGATGTTATCAAGTCGGAAATCGTTGAGGTAGACGAAAGCGAATGGGAAGTGGTTTTCACAGCAGTAAAAGAGGCCATCAAGCATCTTTGCGACTTCCGTATCCAGGAAGGAGCCATGCTGCAGAAACTGTTTGAAGAGAAGATCGGTAACATTGCCCGTCTGCTCACCGAAGTGGAAGAATACGAAGGCGAACGTATCGAAAAGATCAAAACGCGCATCATGGACAACCTCGAAAAGATTGCCAACCAGGATTACGATAAGAATCGTTTTGAACAGGAAATGATCTATTATATAGAGAAACTGGATGTAAACGAAGAAAAGAACCGTCTCGACAACCACCTGAAATATTTCATCAGCACAATGAAAGACGGACATGGACAGGGTAAAAAGCTCGGTTTCATCGCCCAGGAAATGGGACGCGAGATCAACACACTCGGTTCGAAAAGCAACCATGCAGAAATGCAAAAGATCGTCGTTCAGATGAAAGACGAACTGGAACAGATCAAAGAACAGGTATTAAACGTTTTATAA